A genomic region of Phenylobacterium parvum contains the following coding sequences:
- the dut gene encoding dUTP diphosphatase: protein MTPVVDILRLAHNPDLPLPAYETAGAAGMDLRAAVPEDEALVLRPGARTAVPTGLAFALPNGFEAQVRPRSGLALKSGVTVANAPGTIDADYRGELKVLLVNLGEEDFVIRRGDRIAQLVIAPVVQAAWREVDALDATDRGAGGFGSTGGR, encoded by the coding sequence GTGACCCCTGTCGTCGATATCTTGCGCCTGGCGCACAATCCGGACCTGCCCCTGCCGGCCTACGAGACCGCCGGGGCGGCGGGAATGGACCTGAGGGCCGCGGTGCCCGAGGACGAGGCCCTGGTCCTGCGCCCTGGCGCCCGGACCGCCGTTCCCACCGGCCTGGCCTTCGCCCTGCCGAACGGCTTCGAGGCCCAGGTGCGGCCGCGCTCGGGCCTGGCGCTGAAGTCCGGCGTGACCGTCGCCAACGCCCCCGGCACGATCGATGCGGATTATCGCGGTGAGCTGAAGGTCCTGCTGGTCAATCTAGGCGAAGAGGACTTCGTGATCCGCCGGGGCGATCGGATCGCCCAGCTGGTCATCGCTCCCGTCGTCCAGGCCGCCTGGCGCGAGGTGGACGCCCTTGACGCCACCGACCGCGGCGCCGGGGGCTTTGGATCCACAGGCGGGCGCTAG